Proteins found in one uncultured Fretibacterium sp. genomic segment:
- a CDS encoding GTP-binding protein yields MKVLVVSGFLGAGKTTFIRELARRIEGSVVVLENEFGEVGVDGDLLADVPIEVVELAQGCICCTMRTDFLRAVDEIERRFHPDVLLIEPTGIGSLSPILASLSKGVGAGVSLVPPVTVVDAESFGDYIEVFGDFYRDQIAGAPTLVVTKSEALPEEERDAVLKGISALNPEAELVFPPYAELPSEWWDGLLGAEAADIPAPPEGAEALSLESLGLKDLSFRSREDLEDLLGRLASGAFGRVYRVKGLAPVGGEWLHFDVVNRSRTIEAWRPADGSKMALIGEDLDIPGIGMALLEFRMPCPPETGASGAGHGKI; encoded by the coding sequence ATGAAAGTTCTCGTCGTATCGGGATTTCTGGGCGCGGGCAAGACCACGTTCATCCGTGAGCTGGCGCGCCGCATCGAGGGGTCCGTCGTCGTTCTCGAGAACGAGTTCGGGGAGGTGGGGGTCGATGGCGACCTCCTGGCGGACGTCCCCATCGAGGTCGTCGAGCTGGCCCAGGGCTGCATCTGCTGCACCATGAGGACGGACTTCCTGCGAGCCGTCGACGAAATAGAGCGTCGTTTCCACCCCGACGTCCTCCTCATCGAGCCCACGGGAATAGGTTCCCTGAGCCCCATCCTCGCGTCCCTCTCGAAGGGGGTGGGGGCGGGCGTCTCCCTGGTCCCGCCCGTCACGGTCGTCGATGCGGAGTCCTTTGGGGATTACATCGAGGTCTTCGGGGACTTTTACCGGGACCAGATCGCGGGTGCGCCGACCCTGGTCGTGACAAAGTCGGAGGCGCTGCCGGAGGAAGAGCGCGACGCGGTTTTGAAAGGGATTTCCGCCCTGAACCCGGAGGCCGAGCTGGTCTTCCCTCCTTACGCGGAGCTCCCCTCGGAGTGGTGGGACGGCCTCCTCGGCGCGGAGGCGGCGGATATACCCGCGCCGCCCGAGGGGGCGGAGGCTCTCTCGCTGGAGAGCTTGGGTTTGAAGGACCTGAGCTTTCGGAGCCGCGAGGACCTGGAGGACCTTCTGGGCCGCCTGGCCTCCGGGGCGTTCGGGCGGGTGTATCGGGTCAAGGGCCTGGCCCCCGTGGGCGGGGAGTGGCTGCACTTCGACGTCGTGAACCGAAGCCGGACGATCGAGGCCTGGCGCCCGGCGGATGGCTCCAAGATGGCACTGATCGGAGAGGATCTGGACATCCCCGGCATCGGCATGGCGCTCTTGGAGTTCCGGATGCCCTGCCCCCCGGAGACGGGGGCGTCCGGCGCCGGGCACGGAAAGATTTGA
- the yedF gene encoding sulfurtransferase-like selenium metabolism protein YedF translates to MITVNAVGKACPEPVIMTRAAVEKGAAELEVLVDNAVAVSNVTRFLEGQGFRVQHRENGGEFKVTARRDGAAASAGSSPAAGPAPCNRGGARLAVLVAGKTLGREDKELGEVLIKGFLGTLSKLETPPAVLALMNEGVKLALSDASTCDHLKDLERTGTKILVCGTCTNHFGITERVGVGTISNMFEILEAVTGADKVLSV, encoded by the coding sequence ATGATTACGGTCAATGCTGTGGGTAAGGCTTGTCCGGAGCCGGTTATCATGACCAGAGCTGCGGTGGAGAAGGGGGCGGCGGAGCTGGAGGTTCTGGTGGACAACGCCGTCGCCGTCTCGAACGTCACCCGTTTCCTGGAGGGCCAGGGTTTCCGGGTACAGCATCGGGAGAACGGCGGCGAGTTCAAAGTGACCGCCCGGAGGGACGGTGCGGCCGCCTCCGCAGGCTCGTCCCCCGCTGCGGGCCCGGCTCCCTGCAATCGGGGCGGCGCCCGGCTTGCCGTCCTGGTTGCGGGGAAGACCCTGGGGCGCGAGGACAAGGAGCTGGGCGAGGTCCTGATTAAGGGGTTCCTGGGCACGCTCTCGAAGCTCGAGACGCCGCCCGCGGTGCTGGCCCTCATGAACGAGGGGGTCAAGCTGGCCCTGTCGGACGCCTCGACCTGCGACCACCTGAAGGACCTGGAGAGGACGGGCACGAAGATCCTTGTGTGCGGGACCTGTACGAACCACTTCGGGATCACCGAGCGCGTCGGCGTGGGGACGATCTCCAACATGTTCGAGATCCTCGAGGCCGTCACGGGGGCGGACAAGGTCCTGAGTGTCTAG
- a CDS encoding aminotransferase class V-fold PLP-dependent enzyme, protein MERSLSGSSVYLNNAATTWPKPPCVGEAMAHFLSCGGANLGRGTSSSRDMGTLNAVLDCRIRLAALLGGYEGGDPRYVTFCPNVTEALNVVLRGLLRPGMSVLTSSLEHNAVVRPLRALERSGVAVTFLPCGSDGTLDPQTLADALAARRYDLMVLAHASNVCGTVQPLDTVAELCARAGVPLVLDSAQTAGVLPIDAAALGLAALCFTGHKGLMGPQGIGGVLWRPDFAARVEPLVAGGTGSYSHVETQPEELPDKFESGTPNLPGIVGLHAALGWIGETGIERIAGHERELGGKLLEGLSRVEGIQLTGKRGMEGRLPVFSFNIEGLDNGILADALSREGFETRPGLHCAPVAHRTLGSFPQGGLRVSPGFFTTPGELDAFLEALPAAAERLRQKA, encoded by the coding sequence TTGGAGAGAAGTCTTTCCGGATCGTCGGTCTATCTGAACAACGCGGCGACGACCTGGCCGAAGCCGCCCTGCGTGGGGGAGGCCATGGCGCACTTTCTGTCGTGCGGCGGAGCCAACCTCGGCCGCGGGACCTCCTCGTCCCGCGACATGGGGACCCTGAACGCGGTGCTGGACTGTCGGATTCGCCTGGCTGCCCTGCTCGGGGGGTATGAGGGAGGGGACCCGCGGTACGTCACCTTCTGTCCCAACGTGACGGAGGCGCTGAACGTCGTCCTGCGCGGCCTTCTGCGGCCCGGAATGAGCGTGTTGACCTCCTCCCTGGAGCACAACGCCGTCGTCCGGCCCTTGAGGGCCCTCGAACGTTCCGGGGTGGCGGTGACGTTCCTGCCCTGCGGGAGCGACGGCACGCTCGACCCCCAAACGCTCGCGGACGCGCTTGCGGCGCGGCGGTACGACCTGATGGTCCTGGCCCACGCCAGCAACGTCTGCGGCACGGTGCAACCGCTGGATACGGTCGCAGAGCTCTGTGCGAGGGCGGGGGTCCCCCTGGTCCTGGACAGCGCCCAGACCGCGGGGGTGCTCCCCATCGACGCGGCGGCGCTGGGGCTCGCGGCCCTCTGCTTTACGGGACACAAGGGGCTGATGGGCCCGCAGGGGATCGGGGGCGTCCTCTGGCGCCCGGACTTCGCCGCGCGGGTCGAACCGCTGGTGGCCGGGGGGACCGGGAGCTATTCCCATGTCGAGACGCAGCCCGAGGAGCTTCCCGACAAGTTCGAGTCCGGGACCCCGAATCTGCCGGGGATCGTGGGGCTCCACGCGGCGCTGGGCTGGATCGGGGAGACGGGGATCGAGAGGATCGCCGGGCACGAGCGGGAGCTGGGCGGGAAGCTGCTCGAGGGGCTCTCCCGCGTGGAGGGCATCCAGCTCACCGGTAAGCGCGGCATGGAGGGGCGGCTTCCGGTCTTCTCTTTCAATATCGAGGGGCTGGACAACGGCATACTGGCCGACGCGCTCTCGCGGGAGGGGTTCGAGACCCGGCCGGGGCTGCACTGTGCCCCTGTCGCCCACAGGACCTTGGGGAGCTTCCCGCAGGGGGGCCTGAGGGTGTCGCCGGGGTTCTTCACGACGCCCGGGGAGCTGGACGCCTTCCTCGAAGCCCTGCCCGCGGCCGCGGAGCGACTGAGGCAGAAGGCGTAA
- a CDS encoding corrinoid protein, producing the protein MSKEEYLKSLSDCVLEMEDERVVTVAEEYLREGHSALDGINLGLVDGMNRAGALYEQEEYFVTDLLLCSDAMYNGLDVLKPHLKDEAAEGEEPIPAVIGVVQGDTHDIGKNLVKIMFETAGFTMYDLGRDVPIEAFVDKAQEVNARLICLSTLMTTTMIGMQRVVELLKERGLYGKIKVMIGGGPVSQNFCDKIGADAYTGSAMEAVRVAKMLLNGEPVPAT; encoded by the coding sequence ATGAGCAAGGAGGAGTACCTCAAGAGCCTTTCGGACTGCGTTTTGGAGATGGAGGACGAGAGGGTCGTGACGGTTGCGGAGGAGTACCTCCGCGAGGGGCACAGCGCCCTGGACGGGATCAACCTGGGGCTGGTAGACGGCATGAACCGCGCGGGCGCGCTCTACGAGCAGGAGGAGTATTTCGTCACGGACCTGCTGCTCTGTTCGGACGCCATGTACAACGGGCTGGACGTGCTGAAGCCGCATCTTAAGGATGAGGCGGCGGAGGGCGAGGAGCCGATTCCTGCCGTGATCGGGGTCGTGCAGGGCGACACCCACGACATCGGGAAGAACCTCGTGAAGATCATGTTCGAGACGGCGGGCTTCACGATGTACGACCTGGGGCGGGACGTGCCCATCGAGGCCTTCGTGGACAAGGCTCAGGAGGTGAATGCCCGCCTGATCTGCCTGTCCACGCTCATGACCACGACGATGATCGGGATGCAGCGCGTGGTGGAGCTTCTGAAGGAGCGAGGGCTCTACGGCAAGATCAAGGTCATGATCGGCGGAGGCCCCGTCTCCCAGAACTTCTGCGACAAGATTGGGGCGGACGCTTATACGGGCAGCGCGATGGAGGCGGTGCGGGTGGCGAAGATGCTCCTGAACGGGGAGCCGGTCCCCGCCACATGA
- a CDS encoding uroporphyrinogen decarboxylase family protein, with protein sequence MKIYQCKSEDVPSLVPILEELGLSYEETLRDGAAMARAAERVREVNGMNHVVVPLSECLMTACLGTAITWDPELGDRVAKEVFADWSEAESFRPESIRCEVLDPLFEAIRILKERGAQVVVGATGPIALLSGLLPTEAVYRAMPKQKEPFPRLLGIVEDFISEHIARVDALGPELIYLADSVGSLDLVGPRLFRQVSGPSYLRVLKRAEGLATPIYMCPKNMTSLFSVGFLERAADGNLCAGPCLARKFTELRYGRCRIAQGAETA encoded by the coding sequence ATGAAGATCTATCAATGCAAGTCGGAGGACGTGCCGAGCCTCGTCCCCATTCTGGAGGAGCTGGGGTTGAGCTACGAGGAGACCCTGAGGGATGGGGCGGCCATGGCGCGGGCGGCGGAGAGGGTGCGGGAGGTAAACGGCATGAACCACGTCGTCGTCCCGCTGTCGGAGTGTCTGATGACGGCCTGTCTCGGGACGGCCATCACCTGGGACCCGGAGCTGGGGGACCGGGTGGCGAAGGAGGTCTTTGCCGACTGGTCGGAGGCGGAGTCCTTCCGGCCCGAGTCCATCCGGTGCGAGGTGCTGGACCCCCTCTTCGAGGCCATAAGGATTCTGAAGGAACGAGGGGCCCAGGTCGTCGTCGGCGCGACGGGGCCCATCGCCCTGCTCTCGGGGCTCCTCCCGACGGAGGCGGTCTACCGGGCCATGCCGAAGCAAAAGGAGCCCTTCCCGAGGCTCCTGGGCATCGTCGAGGACTTCATCTCGGAGCACATCGCGCGGGTGGACGCCCTCGGGCCGGAGCTCATCTACCTGGCGGATTCCGTCGGATCCCTGGACCTCGTGGGGCCCCGCCTGTTCCGTCAGGTCTCCGGTCCCAGCTACCTGCGGGTCCTGAAGCGCGCGGAGGGGCTTGCGACGCCCATCTACATGTGCCCCAAGAACATGACGTCGCTCTTCTCCGTGGGGTTTCTCGAGAGGGCCGCGGACGGGAACCTCTGCGCGGGGCCCTGTCTGGCCCGGAAGTTCACGGAGCTGCGTTACGGAAGGTGTCGGATCGCCCAAGGGGCGGAAACGGCATAA
- a CDS encoding uroporphyrinogen decarboxylase family protein, which produces MSQTTQGGPERLKVSISMGETAITLFGVDTRDYYFNSDVMADVEARFWERFQPDGASISITLRGMAEAMGSEMLYKNHCIPSVKTPRVRKPEDVYELRVPDPLKDGRLPIVLEALVKLKERLDGRTGVGAGMAGPVSVAIAVCGAENFLRWTRRYPDEVRRLMEVVTEGNNRYIDELGKRGIVGLSFSDPVASTDLLGHKQFLEFSLPYFTENVRHGGEVLGKNPGTHICGHTRGIWEDIMGSGVSAFSVDNVEDLAEAKEVMGNSVALIGNVPPVNVLNLGKEEDIKRSVAECILKAHDSPKGYVLGSGCQVPLFTPAGNVEAYIRWGKELGKLPIDTERLRRIVEGDGTAV; this is translated from the coding sequence ATGAGCCAGACGACGCAGGGCGGGCCCGAGCGGCTCAAGGTCTCCATCTCGATGGGGGAGACGGCCATCACGCTCTTCGGCGTGGATACGAGGGACTATTACTTCAACTCCGATGTCATGGCCGACGTCGAGGCCCGGTTCTGGGAGCGGTTCCAGCCGGACGGAGCGAGCATCTCCATCACACTGAGGGGCATGGCGGAGGCCATGGGCTCCGAGATGCTCTACAAAAACCACTGCATCCCCAGCGTGAAGACGCCGCGGGTCCGGAAGCCCGAGGACGTGTATGAACTCAGGGTCCCCGACCCTCTGAAGGACGGGCGCCTGCCCATCGTGCTGGAGGCCCTGGTCAAGCTGAAGGAGAGGCTGGACGGCAGGACAGGCGTGGGCGCCGGAATGGCGGGGCCGGTCAGCGTCGCCATCGCAGTATGTGGCGCGGAGAACTTCCTGCGCTGGACGCGGCGCTACCCCGATGAGGTCCGTCGCCTGATGGAGGTCGTCACGGAGGGGAATAACCGGTATATCGACGAGCTGGGCAAGCGGGGGATTGTCGGGCTCTCCTTCTCGGACCCCGTGGCCTCGACGGACCTCCTGGGGCACAAGCAGTTCCTCGAGTTCTCGCTTCCCTACTTCACCGAGAACGTGCGGCACGGCGGCGAGGTGCTGGGGAAGAATCCCGGTACCCACATCTGCGGGCACACCCGGGGGATCTGGGAGGACATCATGGGGTCCGGGGTCTCGGCCTTCAGCGTCGACAACGTGGAGGATCTGGCGGAGGCCAAGGAGGTCATGGGGAACAGCGTCGCCCTCATCGGGAACGTCCCCCCGGTCAACGTCCTGAACCTGGGCAAGGAGGAGGACATCAAGAGGTCCGTGGCGGAGTGCATCCTGAAGGCCCACGACTCCCCCAAGGGATACGTCCTGGGCTCCGGCTGCCAGGTACCGCTCTTCACCCCGGCGGGGAACGTCGAGGCTTATATCCGATGGGGCAAGGAGCTGGGGAAGCTGCCCATCGACACCGAGAGGCTGCGGCGCATTGTGGAGGGGGATGGGACCGCCGTCTGA
- a CDS encoding ASKHA domain-containing protein yields the protein MELTLKESSKQDLSLSVVPGETLLTALRGAGLPINAACGGRGTCGKCRVRVLGGGAGPVSEGERRFLSEKDLADGVRLACFVRPEADLDVQLFDAQEKGHPILTDGFVPDFVFDPPLRRESVVLEPASLEAPLSLDERLAGAAGLEEVPLAVLRRLPSEETRFSVLTHDGEFLTAEPEGKDGEEGVFAAAVDIGTTTVVVSLIDMGTGRELGSASDVNPQKEHGQDVLTRITWVQEVGMEAVLQMQREIVLKLEDLLLSICGEHAVPPRRVFQLSVGANATMTHLLLGADPRSIGLSPYAPQLRRARYERASDLGFTRIHPDARVLCLPQISSFVGGDIVAGIVTADLTEAKDNVLFIDIGTNGEMVLSRRGELFAASCAAGPALEGMNISCGMRAQEGAVEEAALEEGRLSLTAIGGREPIGLCGSGILAVVREFLVAGLITSRGNIARAEEAPPELRHLIGASEGKRSLVLRERDTPLVLTQKDVRQIQLAKGAILSGALCLIEAAGLTPDAVDRVVIAGQFGKHLAPESLVGAGLLPASFGDRIHYIGNSSRTGAYLSLVSREHHRRMTQGIREVRYIELSVRPGYERTFAEALLFR from the coding sequence ATGGAACTTACTCTCAAAGAGAGTTCAAAACAAGACCTTTCTCTCTCCGTCGTACCGGGCGAGACTCTCCTGACGGCGCTGCGGGGCGCGGGGCTGCCGATCAACGCGGCCTGCGGAGGGCGCGGGACGTGCGGCAAGTGTAGGGTCCGGGTCCTCGGGGGCGGGGCGGGACCCGTCTCCGAGGGGGAGCGGCGCTTCCTCTCCGAGAAGGACCTGGCCGACGGCGTGCGCCTGGCCTGCTTCGTTCGGCCGGAGGCAGACCTCGATGTCCAACTCTTCGACGCGCAGGAGAAGGGCCACCCGATTCTGACGGACGGGTTCGTCCCCGACTTCGTCTTCGACCCGCCCCTGCGGCGGGAGAGCGTCGTCCTGGAGCCGGCGTCCCTGGAGGCCCCCCTCTCGCTGGACGAGCGTCTGGCCGGGGCGGCGGGCCTGGAGGAGGTCCCCCTTGCCGTCCTGCGGCGTCTTCCCTCCGAGGAAACGCGCTTCTCCGTCCTGACCCACGACGGGGAGTTCCTCACGGCGGAGCCCGAGGGAAAGGACGGGGAGGAGGGGGTCTTCGCGGCGGCGGTGGACATCGGGACGACCACGGTTGTCGTGTCGCTCATCGACATGGGGACGGGGCGGGAGCTGGGCAGCGCCTCCGACGTCAACCCGCAGAAGGAGCACGGTCAGGACGTCCTGACCCGGATCACCTGGGTCCAGGAGGTCGGGATGGAGGCGGTCCTGCAGATGCAGCGCGAGATCGTCCTGAAACTGGAGGATCTGCTCCTCTCCATCTGCGGGGAGCACGCGGTCCCGCCCCGGCGGGTGTTTCAGCTCAGCGTCGGCGCGAACGCGACCATGACGCACCTCCTGCTGGGCGCCGACCCCCGCTCCATCGGATTGTCCCCCTACGCGCCCCAGCTGCGGCGCGCCCGGTACGAACGGGCCTCGGACCTGGGGTTCACCCGCATCCATCCGGACGCCCGGGTCCTCTGCCTCCCGCAGATCTCCTCGTTCGTCGGGGGGGACATCGTCGCCGGGATCGTCACGGCGGACCTGACTGAGGCGAAGGACAACGTCCTGTTCATCGACATCGGAACGAACGGTGAGATGGTCCTGTCGCGGAGGGGGGAGCTCTTCGCCGCGTCCTGCGCGGCGGGGCCGGCCCTCGAGGGGATGAACATCAGCTGCGGGATGCGTGCCCAGGAGGGGGCCGTCGAGGAGGCGGCCCTGGAGGAGGGGCGTCTCTCCCTCACGGCCATCGGGGGAAGGGAGCCCATCGGCCTCTGCGGCAGCGGGATCCTGGCCGTCGTCCGGGAGTTTCTTGTGGCCGGCCTGATCACGAGTCGCGGTAACATCGCCCGGGCGGAGGAGGCGCCTCCCGAGCTGCGCCATCTCATCGGCGCGTCGGAGGGCAAGCGGAGCCTCGTCCTTCGTGAGAGGGACACGCCCCTGGTCCTGACGCAGAAGGACGTGCGCCAGATCCAGCTGGCCAAGGGGGCCATCCTGTCCGGGGCCCTCTGCCTGATCGAGGCGGCGGGGCTGACGCCGGACGCGGTGGACCGGGTCGTCATCGCGGGACAGTTCGGAAAGCACCTGGCCCCGGAGAGCCTGGTCGGCGCGGGGCTGCTCCCCGCCTCCTTCGGGGACCGGATTCACTACATCGGCAACTCCAGCAGGACGGGGGCCTACCTCTCCCTGGTCTCGCGGGAGCATCACCGGAGGATGACCCAGGGCATCCGCGAGGTGCGTTACATCGAGCTGAGCGTACGCCCCGGCTACGAGCGGACGTTTGCCGAGGCGCTGCTGTTTCGCTGA
- a CDS encoding uroporphyrinogen decarboxylase family protein, with protein sequence MNEKERLLGVLRGEAIPEAPCICPGGMMNAIVVDLMDRCGIAWPEAHTDPVMMAELARAVYDHEMFENYGAPFCMTVEAETLGAPVDMGNRECEPHVSGYVIDGVERWAELPEPDLGRGRARVVIEAIERLKRTGKEGVPIIGNLTGPLSLATSLADPIDFYKSLRRKNEAAHALMRRVTDMLMAFGTAQAAAGADVLAISDPSGTGEILGARYFREFAVRYLNDLIRGVRCAFPDMRFIVHICGQMKNVFSELAAVEADAFSFDAMVNLRTAREHLAPRKVMGNVSSFGLAFASEEKVQAMARSALNMGSDILAPACGLGTRSDIRSVQALLRAAKRNREEDALLCTI encoded by the coding sequence GTGAACGAGAAGGAGAGGCTGCTGGGGGTGCTTCGCGGAGAGGCGATTCCCGAGGCGCCCTGTATCTGTCCCGGCGGGATGATGAACGCCATCGTCGTCGATCTGATGGACCGGTGCGGCATCGCCTGGCCGGAGGCCCACACGGACCCGGTCATGATGGCGGAGCTCGCCAGGGCGGTGTACGACCACGAGATGTTCGAGAACTACGGGGCGCCCTTCTGTATGACCGTCGAGGCGGAGACCCTGGGCGCCCCGGTCGACATGGGAAACCGGGAGTGCGAACCGCACGTCTCGGGCTACGTCATCGACGGGGTGGAGCGGTGGGCGGAGCTCCCGGAGCCCGACCTGGGCCGGGGGCGGGCCCGTGTCGTCATCGAGGCCATCGAGCGGCTCAAGCGGACGGGGAAGGAGGGCGTCCCCATCATCGGCAACCTGACGGGCCCCCTCAGCCTGGCGACGTCGCTGGCGGACCCCATCGATTTCTACAAGTCCCTCCGGCGCAAAAACGAGGCCGCCCATGCCCTGATGCGGAGGGTGACGGACATGCTGATGGCGTTCGGCACGGCTCAGGCCGCCGCCGGGGCCGACGTCCTGGCGATCTCCGACCCCAGCGGGACGGGCGAGATTCTGGGTGCACGGTACTTTCGGGAGTTCGCCGTCCGGTACCTCAACGATTTGATTCGCGGGGTGCGCTGCGCGTTTCCCGACATGCGCTTCATCGTCCACATCTGCGGGCAGATGAAGAACGTCTTCTCCGAACTGGCCGCGGTGGAGGCGGACGCCTTCAGCTTCGACGCGATGGTGAACCTGCGCACGGCGCGGGAGCACCTCGCGCCCCGCAAGGTTATGGGCAACGTCAGCTCCTTCGGCCTGGCCTTCGCCTCGGAGGAGAAGGTTCAGGCCATGGCCCGCTCAGCCCTCAACATGGGGTCCGACATCCTGGCCCCGGCCTGCGGCCTGGGCACGCGGTCGGACATCCGCTCCGTGCAGGCCCTTTTGAGGGCGGCCAAGCGGAATCGGGAGGAGGACGCCCTCTTATGCACGATTTGA